One part of the Streptomyces lydicus genome encodes these proteins:
- the rpsG gene encoding 30S ribosomal protein S7, with product MPRKGPAPKRPVIIDPVYGSPLVTSLINKVLLNGKRSTAERIVYGAMEGLREKTGNDPVITLKRALENIKPTLEVKSRRVGGATYQVPVEVKPGRAATLSLRWLVGYSRARREKTMTERLMNELLDASNGLGASVKKREDTHKMAESNKAFAHYRW from the coding sequence ATGCCTCGTAAGGGCCCCGCCCCGAAGCGCCCGGTCATCATCGACCCGGTCTACGGTTCTCCTCTGGTGACCTCCCTCATCAACAAGGTGCTGCTGAACGGCAAGCGCTCCACCGCTGAGCGCATCGTTTACGGCGCCATGGAGGGTCTGCGCGAGAAGACCGGCAACGACCCGGTCATCACGCTCAAGCGCGCGCTCGAGAACATCAAGCCGACCCTTGAGGTCAAGTCCCGCCGTGTCGGTGGCGCGACCTACCAGGTCCCGGTCGAGGTCAAGCCCGGCCGCGCCGCCACCCTGTCGCTCCGCTGGCTCGTGGGTTACTCCCGCGCCCGCCGCGAGAAGACCATGACCGAGCGCCTCATGAACGAACTGCTCGACGCCTCCAACGGCCTCGGCGCTTCGGTCAAGAAGCGTGAGGACACGCACAAGATGGCCGAGTCCAACAAGGCCTTCGCGCACTACCGCTGGTAG
- a CDS encoding DNA-directed RNA polymerase subunit beta', which yields MLDVNFFDELRIGLATADDIRQWSHGEVKKPETINYRTLKPEKDGLFCEKIFGPTRDWECYCGKYKRVRFKGIICERCGVEVTRAKVRRERMGHIELAAPVTHIWYFKGVPSRLGYLLDLAPKDLEKVIYFAAYMITWVDEERRTRDLPSLEAHVSVERQQIEQRRDSDLEARAKKLETDLAELEAEGAKADVRRKVREGAEREMKQLRDRAQREIDRLDEVWSRFKNLKVQDLEGDELLYRELRDRFGTYFDGSMGAAALQKRLETFDLEEEAERLREIIRTGKGQKKTRALKRLKVVSAFLQTRNSPKGMVLDCIPVIPPDLRPMVQLDGGRFATSDLNDLYRRVINRNNRLKRLLDLGAPEIIVNNEKRMLQEAVDALFDNGRRGRPVTGPGNRPLKSLSDMLKGKQGRFRQNLLGKRVDYSARSVIVVGPQLKLHQCGLPKAMALELFKPFVMKRLVDLNHAQNIKSAKRMVERGRTVVYDVLEEVIAEHPVLLNRAPTLHRLGIQAFEPQLVEGKAIQIHPLVCTAFNADFDGDQMAVHLPLSAEAQAEARILMLSSNNILKPADGRPVTMPTQDMVLGLFFLTTDEEERKVIGEGRAFGSVAEAIMAFDARELSLQAKVDIRFPIGTVPPRGWTPPVPEEGEPEWQQGDSFRLRTTLGRALFNELLPEDYPFVDYSVGKKQLSAIVNDLAERYPKVIVAATLDNLKAAGFHWATRSGVTVAVSDIVVPEAKKAIVAGYEAQDEKVQKQYERGLITKDERTQELINIWTKATNEVAEAMNENFPKTNPIFMMVDSGARGNMMQMRQIAGMRGLVSNAKNETIPRPIKASFREGLSVLEYFISTHGARKGLADTALRTADSGYLTRRLVDVSQDVIIREEDCGTERGLKLRIASKDAAGVLRKADDVESSVYARMLAEDVVVDGKVVAPANVDLGDVLIDALVNAGVEEVKTRSVLTCESAVGTCAFCYGRSLATGKLVDIGEAVGIIAAQSIGEPGTQLTMRTFHTGGVAGDDITLGLPRVVELFEARTPKGVAPISEAAGRVRIEETEKTKKVVVTPDDGSDEMAYGVSKRARLLVGEGDHVTVGQPMTVGAINPHDVLRILGQRAVQVHLVGEVQKVYNSQGVAIHDKHIEIIIRQMLRRVTIIESGDAELLPGELVERTKFESENRRVVAEGGHPASGRPQLMGITKASLATESWLSAASFQETTRVLTDAAINAKSDSLIGLKENVIIGKLIPAGTGLSRYRNIRVEPTEEAKAAMYSAVGYDDIDYSPFGTGSGQAVPLEDYDYGPYNQ from the coding sequence GTGCTCGACGTCAACTTCTTCGACGAGCTGCGGATCGGCCTCGCCACCGCTGACGACATCCGTCAGTGGTCCCACGGTGAGGTCAAGAAGCCGGAGACCATCAACTACCGCACCCTCAAGCCCGAAAAGGACGGACTCTTCTGCGAGAAGATCTTCGGTCCTACCCGGGACTGGGAGTGCTACTGCGGTAAGTACAAGCGCGTCCGCTTCAAGGGCATCATCTGCGAGCGCTGCGGCGTCGAGGTCACTCGCGCCAAGGTGCGTCGTGAGCGGATGGGCCACATCGAGCTGGCCGCTCCTGTTACCCACATCTGGTACTTCAAGGGCGTCCCGAGCCGGCTGGGCTACCTGCTGGACCTCGCGCCCAAGGACCTCGAGAAGGTCATTTACTTCGCCGCCTACATGATCACGTGGGTGGACGAGGAGCGCCGTACGCGCGACCTGCCCTCGCTGGAGGCCCACGTCTCCGTCGAGCGCCAGCAGATCGAGCAGCGCCGCGACTCCGACCTGGAGGCCCGCGCCAAGAAGCTCGAGACCGACCTGGCCGAGCTGGAGGCCGAGGGCGCCAAGGCGGACGTGCGCCGCAAGGTGCGCGAGGGCGCCGAGCGTGAGATGAAGCAGCTGCGCGACCGTGCGCAGCGCGAGATCGACCGCCTCGACGAGGTCTGGAGCCGCTTCAAGAACCTCAAGGTCCAGGACCTGGAGGGCGACGAGCTGCTCTACCGCGAGCTGCGTGACCGCTTCGGCACGTACTTCGACGGCTCCATGGGGGCCGCTGCCCTGCAGAAGCGCCTGGAGACCTTCGACCTCGAGGAGGAGGCCGAGCGCCTCCGCGAGATCATCCGTACCGGCAAGGGCCAGAAGAAGACCCGTGCGCTCAAGCGCCTCAAGGTCGTCTCCGCCTTCCTGCAGACCCGCAACAGCCCCAAGGGCATGGTGCTGGACTGCATCCCGGTGATCCCGCCGGACCTGCGTCCGATGGTGCAGCTGGACGGTGGCCGCTTCGCGACCTCCGACCTGAACGACCTGTACCGCCGTGTGATCAACCGCAACAACCGCCTCAAGCGTCTCCTTGACCTCGGTGCCCCCGAGATCATCGTGAACAACGAGAAGCGGATGCTGCAGGAGGCCGTCGACGCGCTGTTCGACAACGGCCGCCGCGGTCGCCCGGTCACCGGTCCCGGTAACCGTCCGCTGAAGTCCCTCAGCGACATGCTGAAGGGTAAGCAGGGCCGGTTCCGTCAGAACCTGCTCGGTAAGCGAGTCGACTACTCGGCGCGTTCCGTCATCGTCGTCGGCCCGCAGCTCAAGCTGCACCAGTGCGGTCTGCCCAAGGCCATGGCGCTGGAGCTCTTCAAGCCGTTCGTGATGAAGCGCCTGGTCGACCTGAACCACGCGCAGAACATCAAGTCGGCCAAGCGCATGGTCGAGCGCGGCCGCACGGTCGTCTACGACGTGCTCGAAGAGGTCATCGCCGAGCACCCGGTGCTGCTGAACCGTGCGCCCACCCTGCACCGCCTCGGCATCCAGGCGTTCGAGCCGCAGCTGGTCGAGGGCAAGGCCATTCAGATTCACCCGCTCGTCTGCACCGCGTTCAACGCGGACTTCGACGGTGACCAGATGGCCGTCCACCTCCCGCTGTCCGCGGAGGCGCAGGCCGAGGCCCGCATCCTGATGCTGTCCTCGAACAACATCCTCAAGCCGGCCGACGGCCGTCCGGTCACCATGCCGACCCAGGACATGGTGCTCGGTCTCTTCTTCCTCACCACGGATGAGGAGGAGCGCAAGGTCATCGGTGAGGGCCGTGCGTTCGGCTCGGTCGCCGAGGCGATCATGGCCTTCGACGCCCGCGAGCTCTCGCTCCAGGCGAAGGTCGACATCCGCTTCCCGATCGGCACCGTCCCGCCCCGCGGCTGGACCCCGCCGGTTCCGGAGGAGGGCGAGCCCGAGTGGCAGCAGGGTGACAGCTTCCGGCTGCGTACGACCCTGGGCCGCGCGCTCTTCAACGAGCTGCTGCCCGAGGACTACCCGTTCGTCGACTACTCGGTGGGCAAGAAGCAGCTCTCCGCGATCGTCAACGACCTGGCCGAGCGCTACCCCAAGGTCATCGTGGCGGCGACGCTCGACAACCTGAAGGCGGCCGGCTTCCACTGGGCGACCCGTTCCGGCGTCACCGTCGCCGTCTCGGACATCGTCGTGCCGGAGGCCAAGAAGGCCATCGTCGCGGGCTACGAGGCCCAGGACGAGAAGGTCCAGAAGCAGTACGAGCGCGGTCTGATCACCAAGGACGAGCGCACTCAGGAACTGATCAACATCTGGACCAAGGCGACCAACGAGGTCGCCGAGGCGATGAACGAGAACTTCCCCAAGACGAACCCCATCTTCATGATGGTTGACTCGGGTGCCCGAGGAAACATGATGCAGATGCGGCAGATCGCCGGTATGCGTGGTCTGGTGTCGAACGCGAAGAACGAGACCATCCCGCGTCCCATCAAGGCGTCGTTCCGCGAGGGTCTGTCCGTGCTGGAGTACTTCATCTCCACGCACGGTGCCCGTAAGGGTCTGGCGGACACCGCCCTTCGTACCGCCGACTCCGGTTACCTCACCCGTCGTCTGGTCGACGTCTCCCAGGACGTCATCATTCGCGAGGAGGACTGCGGCACCGAGCGCGGCCTCAAGCTGCGGATCGCCTCGAAGGACGCCGCCGGTGTCCTGCGCAAGGCGGACGACGTCGAGTCCAGCGTCTACGCCCGCATGCTGGCCGAGGACGTCGTCGTCGACGGCAAGGTCGTCGCGCCGGCGAACGTCGACCTCGGTGACGTGCTCATCGACGCGCTGGTCAACGCCGGCGTCGAGGAGGTCAAGACCCGCTCGGTCCTGACCTGTGAGTCCGCGGTCGGCACCTGTGCCTTCTGCTACGGCCGCTCGCTGGCCACCGGCAAGCTGGTCGACATCGGTGAGGCGGTCGGCATCATCGCCGCCCAGTCCATCGGTGAGCCCGGCACCCAGCTGACGATGCGTACCTTCCACACCGGTGGTGTGGCCGGTGACGACATCACCCTGGGTCTGCCGCGTGTCGTCGAGCTCTTCGAGGCCCGTACGCCCAAGGGTGTCGCCCCGATCTCGGAGGCGGCCGGCCGCGTCCGGATCGAGGAGACCGAGAAGACCAAGAAGGTCGTCGTCACCCCGGACGACGGCAGCGACGAGATGGCCTACGGCGTCTCCAAGCGTGCCCGTCTCCTGGTCGGCGAGGGTGACCACGTCACGGTCGGTCAGCCGATGACCGTGGGTGCGATCAACCCGCACGACGTGCTGCGGATCCTCGGCCAGCGTGCCGTCCAGGTCCACCTGGTCGGCGAGGTCCAGAAGGTCTACAACAGCCAGGGCGTGGCGATCCACGACAAGCACATCGAGATCATCATCCGGCAGATGCTGCGCCGCGTGACGATCATCGAGTCCGGCGACGCGGAGCTGCTGCCGGGCGAGCTCGTGGAGCGCACGAAGTTCGAGAGCGAGAACCGTCGGGTCGTGGCGGAAGGCGGCCACCCGGCCTCCGGCCGTCCGCAGCTGATGGGTATCACCAAGGCTTCGCTGGCCACCGAGTCCTGGCTGTCGGCGGCGTCCTTCCAGGAGACGACCAGGGTCCTGACCGACGCGGCGATCAACGCCAAGTCGGACTCCCTGATCGGCCTCAAGGAGAACGTCATCATCGGTAAGCTCATCCCGGCCGGTACGGGCCTGTCCCGCTACCGCAACATCCGGGTCGAGCCCACCGAGGAGGCCAAGGCCGCGATGTACTCGGCCGTCGGTTACGACGACATCGACTACTCGCCCTTCGGCACCGGCTCCGGCCAGGCGGTCCCGCTGGAGGACTACGACTACGGCCCGTACAACCAGTAG
- the rpsL gene encoding 30S ribosomal protein S12, giving the protein MPTIQQLVRKGRQDKVEKNKTPALEGSPQRRGVCTRVFTTTPKKPNSALRKVARVRLTSGIEVTAYIPGEGHNLQEHSIVLVRGGRVKDLPGVRYKIIRGSLDTQGVKNRKQARSRYGAKKEK; this is encoded by the coding sequence GTGCCTACGATCCAGCAGCTGGTCCGCAAGGGCCGGCAGGACAAGGTCGAGAAGAACAAGACGCCCGCGCTTGAGGGTTCCCCCCAGCGCCGTGGCGTCTGCACGCGTGTTTTCACGACCACCCCGAAGAAGCCGAACTCGGCCCTGCGTAAGGTCGCGCGTGTGCGTCTGACCAGCGGGATCGAGGTCACCGCTTACATTCCGGGTGAGGGCCACAACCTGCAGGAGCACTCGATCGTGCTCGTGCGTGGTGGTCGTGTGAAGGACCTGCCGGGTGTTCGGTACAAGATCATCCGCGGCTCCCTCGACACGCAGGGCGTCAAGAACCGCAAGCAGGCTCGCAGCCGCTACGGCGCCAAGAAGGAGAAGTAA
- a CDS encoding DUF1707 and DUF4190 domain-containing protein — MRASHADRERAVDVLKAGFAEGRLQQPEYEQRIARAYKAQTHAELQMLVADLPMGPVPQAQFMPQRPMVPPAFLPMQMPMPVSTNSSATGSLVCGIMTPVTWGLTAIPAVILGHKARAEIRRTGERGDGQAVAGLILGWLAIGGWALFLLVFILSAAVNL, encoded by the coding sequence ATGCGTGCCTCGCACGCGGACCGCGAGCGGGCGGTCGATGTGCTGAAGGCGGGATTCGCCGAGGGCCGGCTCCAGCAGCCGGAGTACGAACAGCGGATCGCCCGGGCGTACAAGGCGCAGACCCATGCCGAGTTGCAGATGCTGGTCGCGGACCTGCCGATGGGGCCGGTGCCGCAGGCGCAGTTCATGCCGCAGCGGCCCATGGTGCCGCCGGCGTTCCTGCCGATGCAGATGCCGATGCCGGTGTCGACGAACAGCTCGGCGACCGGTTCGCTGGTCTGTGGGATCATGACGCCGGTGACGTGGGGGCTGACGGCGATCCCGGCCGTCATCCTGGGGCACAAGGCGCGGGCCGAGATTCGCCGGACCGGGGAGCGGGGCGACGGCCAGGCCGTCGCGGGGCTGATCCTGGGGTGGCTGGCGATCGGCGGCTGGGCGCTGTTCCTCCTGGTCTTCATCCTCTCCGCGGCGGTCAATCTCTGA